From Parus major isolate Abel chromosome 1A, Parus_major1.1, whole genome shotgun sequence, the proteins below share one genomic window:
- the SCAF11 gene encoding protein SCAF11 isoform X2 translates to MKNRKQCIQDTEDQTHEDMEGEENEENCSCSALLQDGNTCPICLNCLLEQEIGFPENCSHTFCMTCILKWAETQASCPIDRRPFQAVCRLDALDKQIKIQVTKQLRRKEEEENCACNKETYSHVRMRSFVRRALCPDRGPITVKLSRIVKKKYSNILYDKQNKKTFSVKINKPRRQTCWNECIRRNFFSTLLSGGSSEESFFSCRNDCPEFTEVSAGIRQKRQELELSCSSVIARVESVPLISYGAEAETFLLTSSAVAGRVLPTNIRPLENFESLGKGYAVACTQEGEEKKEASGSSGTRGSRRKSVTTTPTRRSARNSKNEPLSQSRSSPRSSGSACSAPGSNNSSLNKTHSEAGNAPPKRKSKRAVKQQTPAVKKKLRSSARSEKSPCDSVEDDDIAEPEAGLTLDKDHQSDNESSNASLPQKNNVEVESANGLESCSEHAEIEETTGECDRDEDTSGNADVSFSLQEPPVLTSGSESQEFEVKDVTEENVDLANQDDCENTLEQVETVASPKDDVYNHVTSEKVDQTSCSPQKELMENIETLTKVDQPIASPENELLEHLEPLGKDQPLESPGSELPEHPEAMEMDNSETELKPVVDCANISPVQNEEPDALIHSISIDSASEQPLKENTISESEEGGTSESPLVNAEHKHFGEDNNEMIPMDCDSFCSDQNEPKIEQLPPPESTEQEDVNTLQCDVGNSASGSDGKDETVPQERECQPEVRKEKKARTRRSRFHSPSTTWSPSGREGRKSQSPSPKRETTGDTSSRSPKKVTVREGRRSMSCSPKRDTHIDEKKTPSRSPKRESVRESRRSSSRSRTKDSSPRRKSRSRSSDRDNQRRDRDRERRNRRWSRSQSRSRSRSRSRTRNKSSSFSRNERESHSPRWKERWANDSWKGPRGNDRYRRSDQEKQNETLKKEKDSNTEKSNEDQCSSDKQRNDCPDWVMERINSVPEVRNRERENPHWEEGRHDNAGQSWNKNFGSGWIPNRGRGQRGRGGRGRSGFMYGDQSENHWQNRKPLSGNSNGSGNEASRFSEQQPYKRKNEQEYSFDTPADRSGWTSASSWAVRKTLPADVQNYYSRRGRNSSSPQSGWGMRQEEETPEQDPNLKDQGNQQSDGSQLPINMMQQQMNVMPQVNAQHQPMNIFPYPVGVHPPLMNMQRNPFNIHPPMPMHLPTGVPLIQVAAPTNISQGLPPPPPPPPPSQQVNYIASQQDGKQLQVEKVNK, encoded by the exons atgaagaacagaaaacaatgtATTCAAGATACTGAGGATCAGACGCATGAGGACATGGAAG GTGAAGAAAACGAGGAAAACTGTTCCTGTTCTGCTTTATTGCAAGATGGCAACACGTGCCCCATCTGCCTGAACTGCCTTCTAGAACAAGAGATTGGGTTTCCTGAGAACTGCAGTCATACATTCTGCATGACTTGTATTCTTAAATGGGCTGAG ACACAGGCTTCATGTCCTATTGATCGCAGACCATTTCAAGCAGTGTGCAGGCTGGATGCATTGGATAAGCAGATAAAG ATTCAGGTTACAAAACAGCtaaggaggaaggaggaagaggaaaactgTGCCTGCAATAAGGAAACTTACAGCCATGTGAGGATGAGAAGTTTTGTGAG AAGAGCTCTATGTCCAGACAGAGGGCCAATAACAGTAAAATTAAGCAgaattgtgaagaaaaaataca GTAATATTTTGTatgacaaacaaaacaagaaaactttCTCTGTGAAGATAAACAAG CCCAGAAGACAGACCTGCTGGAATGAGTGCAtcagaagaaatttcttcagCACACTTCTGTCTGGTGGTAGCAGTGAAGAATCCTTTTTTAGCTGTAGAAATGACTG TCCAGAATTCACAGAAGTCAGTGCAGGGATCAGACAGAAGAGACAAGAACTGGAATTGTCCTGTTCATCTGTGATTGCTAGAGTTGAAAG TGTTCCTTTAATATCTTATGGAGCTGAAGCTGAGACCTTTCTTCTCACTTCTTCTGCAGTGGCTGGAAGAGTTCTTCCAACAAATATCAGGCCTTTGGAAAACTTTg AATCTTTAGGCAAAGGATATGCTGTTGCGTGCACCcaagaaggagaagagaaaaaggaagctTCTGGTTCATCTGGCACTAGAGGAAGTAGGAGGAAATCAGTTACTACTACTCCTACAAGAAGGTCTGCACGAAACAGCAAAAACGAGCCTCTGAGTCAGTCTCGGAGCTCCCCTCGATCAAGCGGTTCTGCTTGCAGTGCCCCTGGTAGCAATAACTCATCTCTGAATAAAACTCATTCAGAAGCAGGGAATGCTCCTCCAAAGCGTAAGTCTAAAAGAGCAGTTAAACAACAAACACCTGCAGttaaaaagaaactgagaagtTCTGCACGTTCTGAAAAATCACCCTGTGACTCAGTGGAAGATGATGACATTGCTGAGCCTGAAGCAGGCCTAACTTTAGATAAAGACCACCAGTCAGATAATGAGAGCAGTAATGCAAGCCTCCCACAGAAGAATAATGTAGAAGTGGAATCTGCTAATGGATTGGAAAGCTGTAGTGAGCATGCAGAAATTGAGGAAACTACAGGAGAATGTGACAGAGATGAAGATACTTCAGGCAATGCAGATGTAAGTTTTTCTCTCCAAGAACCCCCAGTACTAACTTCAGGAAGTGAAAGTCAGGAATTTGAAGTAAAAGatgttacagaagaaaatgtagatCTTGCCAATCAGGATGATTGTGAAAATACTCTTGAACAGGTGGAAACAGTAGCTAGTCCCAAAGATGATGTATACAACCATGTGACTTCTGAAAAAGTAGATCAAACATCATGTAGTCCTCAAAAAGAATTAATGGAGAACATAGAAACTTTGACAAAAGTAGATCAACCTATAGCTAGTCCAGAAAATGAATTGTTGGAACATCTGGAACCTTTGGGAAAAGATCAGCCATTAGAGAGCCCTGGAAGTGAATTGCCTGAGCATCCTGAAGCCATGGAAATGGATAATTCTGAGACTGAACTAAAGCCAGTAGTAGACTGTGCAAATATAAGTCCTGTTCAAAATGAAGAACCAGATGCATTAATACACAGTATTTCTATAGACAGTGCATCAGAACAACCCTTAAAAGAGAATACCATTTCAGAAAGTGAAGAGGGTGGAACTTCAGAGTCACCCCTGGTAAATGCTGAACATAAACATTTTGGTGAAGATAACAATGAAATGATACCAATGGACTGTGACTCATTTTGCAGTGACCAGAATGAACCTAAGATTGAACAATTACCACCACCTGAAAGTACAGAGCAAGAAGACGTGAACACCTTGCAGTGTGATGTGGGAAACTCTGCATCAGGTTCTGATGGAAAAGATGAAACTGTTCCTCAAGAAAGAGAGTGCCAGCCAGAggtcagaaaagagaaaaaggctcGAACTAGAAGATCTAGATTTCACTCTCCATCAACAACTTGGTCTCCTTCTGGGAGAGAGGGCAGGAAATCTCAATCACCATCCCCTAAAAGGGAGACAACTGGAGACACGAGCTCACGATCACCCAAGAAGGTAACtgtgagggagggaaggagatcCATGTCTTGTTCTCCAAAGAGAGACACACACAtagatgagaaaaaaacaccatCTCGATCTCCCAAAAGGGAAAGTgtcagggaaagcaggagatCATCTTCCCGATCAAGAACTAAGGATTCGTCTCCAAGGCGAAAATCCAGGTCTCGAAGCAGTGATAGAGATAATCAAAGAAGAGATCgtgacagagaaagaagaaataggaGGTGGTCTAGGTCACAGTCACGCTCTAGATCAAGGTCACGATCTAGGACTAGAAATAAAAGTTCTTCATTCTCTAGAAATGAGAGGGAAAGTCATTCACCTCGATGGAAAGAGAGATGGGCAAATGACAGCTGGAAGGGTCCCAGAGGAAACGATCGATACAGGAGAAGTGATcaagagaaacagaatgaaactcttaaaaaagagaaagacagtaatacagaaaaaagcaaTGAAGATCAATGTTCTTCAGATAAGCAGAGGAATGACTGTCCAGACTGGGTAATGGAGAGGATAAACTCTGTTCCTGAAGtcaggaacagagagagagagaaccCACATTGGGAAGAGGGCAGGCACGATAATGCAGGACAGTCTTGGAATAAAAACTTTGGTTCAGGCTGGATTCCGAATCGAGGGAGAGGTCAGCGTGGCCGAGGTGGCCGTGGCCGAAGTGGTTTCATGTATGGAGACCAGAGTGAAAATCACTGGCAAAACAGAAAACCTCTCTCAGGGAACTCAAATGGTTCTGGGAATGAAGCTTCAAGGTTCTCAGAACAGCAGCCATACAAGCGTAAGAATGAACAAGAGTATTCATTTGATACACCCGCTGACAGGTCTGGGTGGACATCTGCATCCAGCTGGGCTGTGAGGAAGACTTTGCCTGCTGATGTGCAGAATTATTATTCGAGAAGGGGACGCAATTCATCAAGCCCACAGTCTGGATGGGGAATGAGACAAGAAGAGGAGACACCTGAACAAG ATCCAAACCTGAAAGACCAAGGCAACCAGCAAAGTGATGGTTCTCAGTTACCAATAAATATGATGCAGCAACAAATGAATGTAATGCCACAAGTGAATGCACAGCACCAACCTATGAATATCTTCCCGTACCCAGTGGGTGTCCATCCTCCCCTGATGAATATGCAACGAAATCCTTTCAACATCCACCCTCCAATGCCCATGCATCTCCCTACCGGAGTGCCTCTCATACAGGTAGCTGCTCCCACAAATATTTCTCAGGGATTACCTCCGCCTCCACCTCCACCCCCACCATCTCAACAAGTCAACTACATTGCTTCACAGCAAGATGGAAAACAATTGCAG